The sequence GATCGTCAGCGACACGATGCGAATGGCCGGATCGGCGAGGCGGGCAATGACGGCGGCGCTGTCGCCCGGCTTGATATAGTCGATCATGGCGCCGGTGATGCGAGCACTGCTGCTATCGGCTTCCTGCTCGACGACGGTGGTCAGCCAATCCTGTGATTTCAGTTTCTGCCGCATGGCCTCGTCGGCATCGCGAACGCCAGCACCGACCAGGGCCCAATCATGGCTGGAACCCAGCGCGAACAGGTCGTCGAGATAGACGGCCTGGTGAGCGCGATGGAAGTTGCCGACGCCGAAATGGACGATGCCGGCCGTGAGGGAGGCTCGGTCATAGGCTGGGAGGGCGGCGGTGGTGATCCGGGGCAGGGTGGCGGCGGAGAGTTTGGTCATTGGATATAGTCCTTCACGCGCTCCCATGAGACCTCATGGTGAGCTTGTCGAACCACGAGGTCGGGTCCGCTGAAACTGTGTGCCACGACCTCGTCCTTCGACAGGCTCAGAATGAGGTCTACGGACACCGCCTCCCTAGATCGCCACACCCGCTGCATCGAATCGATAGATTCGGGTCGGGTCCGGCGTGAGGTATACGTCATCGCCATGGCTGAACATCTGGTCGCCATCGGTGCGAACGGTCATGAGGCCGAGGCCGTCGACATGGACGTGGAGGAAGGTATCCGAGCCGAGCTGCTCGGCTACGCCGACCTTGCCTTTCCACGCACCCGGTGTCGGCGTGGCGGCGAGTTTGAAATGCTCGGGGCGAACGCCGATCGAGTGGGCATTGTGTTTGCCCGCCTCCGGGCCATCGATGAAGTTCATCTTGGGCGAGCCGATGAAGCCGGCGACGAAGCGATTGGCGGGTTTCTTGTAGAGATCGAGCGGCGAGCCGAACTGCTCCACATTGCCGGCATTGAGCACGACGATGCGATCGGCCATGGTCATGGCTTCGACCTGGTCGTGGGTGACGTAGATCATGGTGGTCTTGAGCTGCTGGTGCAGTTCGGTGATTTCGAGCCGCATATTGACGCGCAGCGCGGCGTCGAGGTTTGACAGGGGCTCGTCGAACAGGAAGGCCTTGGGCTCGCGCACGATGGCACGGCCGATGGCGACGCGCTGCCGCTGTCCGCCGGACAAGGCGCGGGGGCGGCGATCGAGATAGGAGCTGAGGTTCAGCGTGCGGGCGGCGTACTCGACCTTCTGGTCGATCACCTCCTTGGGCGCTTTGGCCATCTTGAGCGGGAAGGCGATGTTGTCGCGCACGCTCATATGCGGATAGAGCGCGTAGCTTTGGAACACCATGGCGAGGCCGCGCCGGGCCGGCGGCGCCTTGGTCATGTCCTCGCCATCGAGCAGGATCTGGCCCGAGGTGGTGTCTTCGAGGCCGGCGATCAGGCGCAGCAGGGTGGACTTGCCGCAGCCGGAGGGGCCGACAAAGACGACGAACTCGCCGTCTTTGATATCGAGGCTGATGTCCGGGATGATCTGGACTTCGCCAAAGGACTTCTTGACGTGGGAGAGGGTAATGCAGCCCATTTTTCAGTAGTCCCTTGTTACTTCACAGCGCCGAAGGTGAGGCCGCGGACGAGTTGTTTCTGGCTGAACCAGCCCATGAGCAGGATCGGCGCGATGGCGAGCAAGGATGCGGCCGAGAGCTTGGCGAGGAACAGGCCCTGCGGGCTTGAGAAGCTGGAGATGAAGGCAGTGAGCGTGCCGGCGCGGCCCGAGGTCAGCGTGATGGTCCAGAAGGCTTCGTTCCAGGCCAGGATCACGTTGAGCAGCAGCGTCGAGGCGATACCGGGCACCGCCATGGGCACGAGGACGTGGGTGATCTCGTTCCAGAGCTCGGCGCCATCCATGCGCGCGGCTTCGAGGATATCGACGGGTATTTCCTTGAAGTAGGTGTAGAGCATCCAGATGATGATCGGCAGGTTGATCAGGGTCATGATCAGCGTCAGGCCATGCACGGTATCGAGCAGGCGCAGGTCGCGGAAGATCAGGTAGATCGGGATCAGGACGCCGACGGCGGGCATCATCTTGGTGGAGAGCATCCACATCAGGATGTCCTTGGTCTTCTTGGACGGCGCGAAGGCCATGGACCAGGCCGCCGGGATGCCGATGACCAGGCCCAGCAGGGTCGAGCCGACCGAGACCAGGATCGAATTGGTGGCGTGCTTGAAGTAGTCCGAGCGATCCTGAACGGCGGCGAAGTTTTCCAGCGTGAAGTTCTGCGGAAAGAAGGTGGGGGTCGCGGCGATGGCTTCCGCCTCGGTCTTGAAGGCGGTCAGCAGCACCCAGAGGATGGGTGAGAACAGCAGCAGGGCGACGGCCCAGGCGAGGATGGTGAAGCCGATGCGGGTTTCAACGGGGACATTGCGGGCCATGGTGGTTCTCCCTCACGCGTCCAGGTTCTTGCCGACGGCGCGCATCAGGAAGAAGGCGACGATGTTGGCGAGGATGACAGCCACCACGCCCCCGGCTGACCCCGCGCCGATGTCGTTGGACAGGATGCCGGTGCGGAAGACCAGGAAGGCGATGTTGGTGGACGCATAGCCCGGGCCGCCGCCTGTGGTGACGCGGATCTCGGCGAAGATGCCGAGCAGGAAGATGGTCTGGATCAGGATCACGATGGTGATCGAGCGGGCCATGTGCGGCAGGATGATGTAGCGGAAGCGGTTGATGGCGTTGGCGCCATCCATCTCGGCGGCCTCGCGCTGCTCTTCGGAGAGCGACTGCAAGGCGGTGAGCAGGATCAGCGTCGCAAAGGGCAGCCACTGCCAGGCGACGATGACGATGACGGAAAACAGCGGATACTGGTTGAACCAGTCGACCGGCTGCAGGCCGAAGAATTTCCACAGATGCCCGAGCATGCCATAGCCGGGATGCATGAAGCCGTTCTTCCAGATCAGCGCCGCGACGGGCGGCATGACAAAGAAGGGCGAGATGACGATGATGCGGAGGATCCCCTGGCCCCAGATGGGCTGATCGAGCAGCAGGGCCAGGAACGTGCCGCCGATGACGGTGATGAGCAGGACGCCGCCGACCAGGATCAGGGTGTTGACCAGTGACTGGGTGAAGCTGGGATCGCCGATGACGTAGAGGTAGTTCGCCCAGCCGGCAAAGCCGGTCATCATCGGGTTGATCAGGCTGTAGTTCTGGAACGAGAACCACAGGGTCATGACCAGGGGCACGATCATCCAGATCAGCAGGACGATCACCGATGGCGCCATCATGATGCGGGCGAGGGTGCGGGTCTGTGCGGTGGCCATAGTGTCCTCAACCGGGCGGGGGCGGCAATCTACCAGCAGGCTCGCCATGAGGTCTCATGGCTGGTCTGGCTTGGAGCCGCCCGGTCGCCAGAGGGGACCGTTGACCGGGCGGGGTCGTCGTCGGGAGGAGACTACTTGATATAGCCGGCGCGGGTCATGTCGCGCAGGGTGGCTTCCTGGGCCTGGGCCAG comes from Devosia oryziradicis and encodes:
- a CDS encoding ABC transporter ATP-binding protein, with amino-acid sequence MGCITLSHVKKSFGEVQIIPDISLDIKDGEFVVFVGPSGCGKSTLLRLIAGLEDTTSGQILLDGEDMTKAPPARRGLAMVFQSYALYPHMSVRDNIAFPLKMAKAPKEVIDQKVEYAARTLNLSSYLDRRPRALSGGQRQRVAIGRAIVREPKAFLFDEPLSNLDAALRVNMRLEITELHQQLKTTMIYVTHDQVEAMTMADRIVVLNAGNVEQFGSPLDLYKKPANRFVAGFIGSPKMNFIDGPEAGKHNAHSIGVRPEHFKLAATPTPGAWKGKVGVAEQLGSDTFLHVHVDGLGLMTVRTDGDQMFSHGDDVYLTPDPTRIYRFDAAGVAI
- a CDS encoding carbohydrate ABC transporter permease, encoding MARNVPVETRIGFTILAWAVALLLFSPILWVLLTAFKTEAEAIAATPTFFPQNFTLENFAAVQDRSDYFKHATNSILVSVGSTLLGLVIGIPAAWSMAFAPSKKTKDILMWMLSTKMMPAVGVLIPIYLIFRDLRLLDTVHGLTLIMTLINLPIIIWMLYTYFKEIPVDILEAARMDGAELWNEITHVLVPMAVPGIASTLLLNVILAWNEAFWTITLTSGRAGTLTAFISSFSSPQGLFLAKLSAASLLAIAPILLMGWFSQKQLVRGLTFGAVK
- a CDS encoding carbohydrate ABC transporter permease; translated protein: MATAQTRTLARIMMAPSVIVLLIWMIVPLVMTLWFSFQNYSLINPMMTGFAGWANYLYVIGDPSFTQSLVNTLILVGGVLLITVIGGTFLALLLDQPIWGQGILRIIVISPFFVMPPVAALIWKNGFMHPGYGMLGHLWKFFGLQPVDWFNQYPLFSVIVIVAWQWLPFATLILLTALQSLSEEQREAAEMDGANAINRFRYIILPHMARSITIVILIQTIFLLGIFAEIRVTTGGGPGYASTNIAFLVFRTGILSNDIGAGSAGGVVAVILANIVAFFLMRAVGKNLDA